From the Lolium rigidum isolate FL_2022 chromosome 2, APGP_CSIRO_Lrig_0.1, whole genome shotgun sequence genome, one window contains:
- the LOC124689205 gene encoding G-type lectin S-receptor-like serine/threonine-protein kinase SD2-5, with the protein MPSLPLLITTLVFLSFYFLHQFPFALALMNSTVTNGSLLQNLTISFGGNSSARLFLQSRSSDTVASLGLYSTDNYVFTLCIMMSYYSGYGDTIVGQPQVIWSANRNFPVGRNAIFSFNGAGELLLHNTDGTLVWSTPTKGASVVGMRLDGSGNLVLFNQNNSSIWESFDYPTDTLVIGQSLCTGVNLTANVSLTSWREGQINLHALSNGLQFYFGSSSYTQVFQPTFLGNETSNCYAFANGSFGFSKPIFSLPLARSFQFMRLEFDGHFRLYEMKRAAVQVMFDVLSNDVQFCDYPLACGEYGVCINGQCCCPSSRYFRLQDEWRPDMGCIPLNNLSCDHMRYHQLVPVGNISYFSDSGFQSLATSATDEDCKQSCLVECSCKVALFQYDRHDGIGGSCLLLSQALLLSHPKSSANRTLAFFKIQGTVRRRTSIAVGSAIGSFALLSIAITIFIWRKCKKREEEDFIGGIPGVPARFSYNDLKIATRDFSMRLGSGGFGSVFKGKIGKETIAVKRLEGFDQGKEEFLAEVETIGRIHHINLVRLIGFCAEKSKKLLVYEYMSNSSLDKWIFHEHPVFTLSWKTRRNIIMGIAKGLSYLHEECEQRIAHLDIKPQNILLDDRFNAKVSDFGLSKLISRDDSKVMTRMRGTRGYLAPEWLGSKITEKVDIYSFGIVIVEIICGRKNLDESQPEERVHLISLLQEKARSGQLFDLVDSKSNDMQFHREEVKEMMELAIWCLQVDSSKRPLMSTVAKVLEGAMTLEATPHYDLVANYELDHRNVERQICSYLPSATLLSGPR; encoded by the coding sequence ATGCCGTCCTTACCTTTGTTGATCACCACTCTCGTGTTCCTATCTTTTTATTTCCTCCACCAATTTCCTTTTGCCCTTGCCTTAATGAACTCCACTGTGACAAACGGGAGTTTGTTACAGAATTTAACCATCAGCTTTGGTGGAAACTCTAGTGCTCGATTATTCCTCCAGAGCAGAAGCTCTGACACCGTCGCTAGTTTGGGTTTATACAGCACAGATAATTATGTGTTCACCCTTTGCATCATGATGAGCTACTACAGTGGCTATGGGGATACTATTGTTGGCCAGCCCCAGGTTATCTGGTCTGCGAACCGCAATTTCCCCGTAGGCAGGAATGCCATCTTTTCTTTCAATGGGGCTGGTGAGTTACTTCTTCACAACACTGATGGCACCTTAGTATGGTCCACACCTACAAAGGGAGCCTCTGTTGTTGGTATGCGCCTCGATGGTTCAGGGAATCTTGTGCTTTTTAATCAAAACAATTCCTCTATCTGGGAGTCTTTTGACTACCCGACAGATACATTAGTCATTGGGCAGTCACTATGTACGGGAGTCAATCTCACTGCCAATGTTTCACTCACCAGTTGGAGAGAGGGCCAGATTAATCTTCATGCCCTGTCAAATGGATTGCAGTTTTATTTTGGCTCTTCTTCTTATACACAAGTATTCCAACCAACTTTTCTAGGCAATGAGACGTCAAATTGTTATGCATTTGCCAATGGGAGCTTTGGTTTTTCCAAACCAATCTTCTCATTACCCCTTGCGAGGTCATTTCAGTTCATGCGGTTAGAGTTTGATGGGCATTTTCGGTTATATGAAATGAAAAGGGCTGCCGTCCAGGTGATGTTTGATGTGCTAAGCAATGACGTCCAGTTTTGTGACTACCCTCTGGCTTGCGGCGAATACGGTGTTTGCATAAATGGGCAGTGTTGCTGTCCGAGCTCTCGATATTTTAGACTCCAAGATGAATGGCGTCCAGATATGGGGTGCATACCATTGAATAATCTGTCTTGTGATCATATGCGCTACCATCAACTTGTGCCTGTCGGCAACATTTCCTACTTCAGCGACAGTGGCTTCCAGTCATTGGCTACTTCTGCTACAGATGAGGACTGTAAGCAATCTTGCTTGGTAGAGTGCTCTTGCAAAGTTGCATTATTTCAATATGACAGGCATGATGGAATTGGCGGCTCTTGTTTGCTTTTATCACAGGCATTGCTACTTTCTCACCCTAAGAGTTCTGCAAATCGTACTTTGGCATTTTTCAAAATACAGGGCACCGTGAGAAGACGGACCAGTATTGCTGTTGGTTCTGCAATTGGTAGTTTTGCATTACTTTCCATTGCAATCACCATTTTCATTTGGAGAAAATGTAagaaaagggaagaagaagattttATTGGAGGAATACCTGGAGTGCCAGCACGCTTCTCTTATAATGATCTCAAGATAGCTACAAGGGACTTCTCAATGAGGCTTGGATCTGGAGGGTTTGGATCTGTTTTCAAAGGTAAAATAGGCAAGGAAACGATAGCTGTCAAACGCTTAGAAGGTTTTGACCAAGGAAAGGAGGAATTCTTAGCAGAGGTTGAGACCATAGGAAGAATTCATCACATTAATCTTGTTAGGTTAATTGGATTTTGTGCTGAAAAATCCAAAAAGCTACTTGTGTATGAGTATATGAGCAATAGTTCATTGGATAAATGGATATTCCATGAACATCCTGTTTTTACTCTTTCTTGGAAGACAAGGCGTAACATCATCATGGGTATTGCTAAGGGTCTGTCTTATCTCCATGAAGAATGTGAACAGAGGATTGCTCACCTAGACATCAAGCCACAAAACATTCTCCTGGATGATAGGTTTAATGCGAAAGTCTCAGATTTTGGATTATCGAAATTGATTAGTAGGGACGATAGCAAAGTCATGACTCGAATGCGAGGGACACGTGGATATCTTGCACCTGAGTGGCTAGGTTCAAAGATCACTGAGAAGGTAGACATCTACAGCTTTGGAATCGTCATAGTTGAAATTATATGTGGACGAAAGAACCTGGACGAGTCACAACCTGAAGAGAGAGTTCACCTAATCAGTCTTCTCCAAGAAAAGGCTAGGTCTGGACAGTTATTTGATTTAGTGGACAGCAAAAGCAACGACATGCAATTTCATAGAGAGGAGGTTAAGGAAATGATGGAGCTCGCAATATGGTGCTTACAGGTTGATAGCAGCAAAAGGCCTCTAATGTCAACAGTTGCCAAGGTGTTAGAAGGTGCAATGACTTTAGAGGCCACACCTCACTATGATCTTGTTGCTAATTATGAACTAGACCATAGAAATGTTGAAAGGCAAATTTGTTCATACCTGCCTTCGGCAACACTTCTGTCGGGGCCGAGGTGA
- the LOC124689207 gene encoding vacuolar-processing enzyme-like has protein sequence MARLCFPVLVQLVLLIAGVAGGPWQEFLRPQSDVDNDVVGTRWAVLIAGSKGFENYRHQADVCHAYQILKKGGLKDENIVVFMYDDIANNSANPRPGVIINHPNGSDVYAGVPKDYTGNDVNVNNFLAVLLGDKSALTGGSGKVVDSSQDDHIFVYYTDHGGPGVLGMPTLGESLFASDLVATLEKKHAAGTYRSLVFYVESCESGSMFEGLLPANISIYATTASNATEDSWATYCPGGGQGEAPPPEFMTCLGDLYSVSWMEDSDAHNLRNESFELQYDNVRNRTLSWSHVMQYGDLGLNAQTLDLFMGSSDPANHSATVGSTDNLLMQLSSAVHVHQRDADLLYFWHKYRRSSDGMSEEARKELLGVMAHRSRVDKGIERIGGILFGTEAGPQFLTAVRPTGWPLVDDWDCLKSMVRAFEEQCGLLGQYGMKHTRAFANMCNAGVGPIAMPNLASKACAASTPPSF, from the exons ATGGCACGCCTATGCTTCCCTGTACTTGTGCAGCTGGTCTTGCTCATCGCCGGTGTGGCCGGCGGGCCGTGGCAGGAGTTCCTCCGCCCGCAGTCCGACGTGGACAATGATGTCGTCGGGACGAGGTGGGCCGTCCTCATTGCCGGCTCCAAAGGTTTCGAAAACTACCGCCACCAG GCGGACGTGTGCCATGCGTATCAAATCCTGAAGAAAGGTGGCTTAAAAGATGAGAACATCGTCGTCTTCATGTACGATGACATCGCAAACAACTCCGCCAACCCCAGGCCGGGGGTTATCATAAACCATCCCAACGGCAGTGACGTATACGCCGGAGTTCCAAAG GATTACACGGGAAATGATGTGAACGTGAATAACTTCCTCGCCGTCCTGCTTGGCGACAAGTCAGCGCTCACCGGCGGCAGCGGCAAGGTCGTCGATAGCAGCCAGGACGACCACATTTTTGTGTATTACACCGACCACGGCGGTCCAGGGGTGCTTG GTATGCCAACCTTAGGTGAGAGCCTGTTTGCCAGTGACCTGGTGGCAACTCTAGAGAAGAAGCACGCGGCCGGAACGTACAGGAGCCTGGTGTTCTACGTAGAGTCGTGCGAATCCGGGAGCATGTTCGAGGGCCTCCTGCCGGCCAACATCAGCATctacgccaccacagcctcgaacgcGACAGAGGACAGCTGGGCCACGTACTGCCCCGGCGGCGGGCAGGGAGAGGCCCCTCCTCCGGAGTTCATGACCTGCCTTGGTGATCTCTACAGCGTCTCGTGGATGGAGGACAGCGACGCACATAACCTTCGTAACGAGTCCTTCGAGTTGCAGTACGACAAT GTGAGGAATAGGACGCTCTCCTGGTCACATGTGATGCAGTACGGTGATCTAGGTCTGAATGCTCAGACCCTGGACCTCTTCATGGGTTCCTCCGATCCTGCCAACCACAGCGCCACGGTAGGCAGCACAGACAATTTACTCATGCAGCTTTCCTCCGCCGTGCACGTGCACCAGCGTGATGCAGATCTTCTCTACTTTTGGCACAAG TACCGGAGATCGTCGGACGGGATGTCCGAGGAGGCTCGGAAGGAACTGCTGGGGGTGATGGCACATAGATCCCGAGTCGACAAGGGCATTGAGCGCATCGGCGGCATCCTTTTCGGCACCGAGGCAGGCCCCCAATTCCTCACCGCCGTACGTCCGACCGGCTGGCCTCTGGTTGATGACTGGGACTGCCTCAAGTCTATG GTACGGGCCTTTGAGGAGCAGTGTGGGCTGCTGGGACAGTATGGAATGAAGCATACGCGGGCCTTTGCCAACATGTGCAACGCCGGCGTTGGGCCCATAGCCATGCCCAACCTCGCATCCAAGGCCTGCGCAGCTTCTACTCCTCCGTCCTTCTGA